A genome region from Equus caballus isolate H_3958 breed thoroughbred chromosome 19, TB-T2T, whole genome shotgun sequence includes the following:
- the VWA5B2 gene encoding von Willebrand factor A domain-containing protein 5B2 isoform X5: MPGLYCPSSWTPLPLTDSWVRACANGPCLSLRARLTYHNPQPQPVDGVFVYPLAEAEVVSGFEAEAAGRRVSFQLQSRRRLQAACCRALGPGRGASTPRRCAQGHLVLDLAQARSTLVLPTGLIAAAGTMTVTLRSSRELPSRPDGVLRVALPSVLTPLALQGPLGPPRPPGLCDDRLGLCPTSCFGVGSPQEEGLAWEEPAAPPDVFSGPARCPAPYTFSFEMLVTGPCLLAGLESPSHALRADAPPHASSAATICVTLAEGHRCDRVLEILLHPSEPHQPHLMLEAGSLSSAEYEAWVRARRDFQRLQRRDSDGDRQVWFLQRRFHKDILLNPVLVLSFCPDLSSKPGQLGSATRELLFLLDSSSIAHKDAIVLAVKSLPSQTLINLAIFGTSVQPLFLESRPCSDDTVQLICESLETLQAVSGPPDVLAALDWAMGQPQHRAHPRQLFLLTAASPMATVTHQTLELMRWHRGAARCFSFGLGPACHQLLQGLSALSRGQAYFLRPGERLQPLLVQALRKALEPALSDISVDWFVPDAVEALLTPREIPALYPGDQLLGYCSLFRVDSFRPRPPRGQEPGWQSLGGSVFPSPEEAPSATSPGTEPTGTSEPLGTGTVSAELSSPWAAGDSEQTGTDALTDPVTDPGPNPSSDTAIWRRIFQSSYIREQYVLTHCSASPEPGPGSTGSSESPGSQGPGSPEGNTALHPPSQQGCRSLACGEPAGSRSCPLPVPPLTPVKAGALSAEVLGRRCRVALAGRSLSSPPGRVNPVPGRPRHPSLGAAPDGPGPEPGQQLGQGLDDSGNLLSPAPMDWDMLMEPPFLFTAVPPNGESAPAAVPLAPLTPRCHVVIRALCGEQPMCWEVGLGLETLWGPGDDGSLPPSPPEREGAWDQALHRLTAASLVRDNEQLALRGGAETMADRGHARRSWLRALQTSKVSSAPSCFTCPVAVDATTREVLPSALQVRSSEPAEPPGTPPASQNCQDAALLPAVVHSKGPHGGSLAGRWDQDRNGNSKPASGAPAAPTRGLHRPPPQPPSRLSLGRRKVRGPDSRKLCSPNMGQASDDKSDGSDHDYLPLVRLQEAPGSFRLDAPFCAAVRIPQERLCRASPFAAHRASLSPTSASSPWALLGPGVGQGDSATASCSPSPSSGSEGPGQADSGRGSDTEASEGAEGPCGADLRGRTWATAVALAWLEHRCAAAFGEWELAAAKADCWLRAQHLPDGLDLAALKAAARGLFLLLRHWDQNLQLHLLCYSPANM; the protein is encoded by the exons ATGCCAGGCCTGTACTGCCCCTCCAGCTGGACGCCGCTGCCCCTCACCGACTCCTGGGTCCGGGCCTGCGCCAACGGCCCCTGCCTCAGCCTGCGGGCCCGGCTCACCTATCACAACCCGCAGCCGCAGCCGGTGGACG GCGTGTTCGTGTACCCGCTGGCGGAGGCCGAAGTGGTGTCGGGCTTCGAGGCGGAGGCGGCGGGCCGGCGCGTCTCCTTCCAGCTGCAGAGCCGGCGCCGCTTGCAAGCCGCGTGCTGCCGCGCGCTGGGCCCCGGGCGGGGGGCCTCCACGCCCCGCCGCTGCGCGCAGG GTCATCTTGTCTTGGATCTGGCCCAGGCCCGGTCCACGCTGGTGCTGCCCACTGGCCTCATCGCCGCGGCCGGCACCATGACAGTGACCCTGCGCAGCAGCCGGGAGCTGCCCTCAAGGCCTGATGGGGTGCTGCGCGTGGCTCTGCCCTCTGTGCTCACCCCGCTGGCCCTGCAAGGCCCGCTGGGGCCCCCCAGGCCTCCGGGGCTCTGTGACGACAGGTTGGGCCTATG CCCTACCAGCTGCTTCGGGGTGGGCAGCCCTCAGGAGgaagggctggcctgggaggAGCCAGCTGCCCCTCCGGACGTGTTCTCAGGCCCTGCCCGCTGCCCGGCCCCATACACCTTCTCCTTCGAGATGCTGGTGACTGGGCCGTGCCTGCTGGCAG GCCTGGAGAGCCCCTCTCATGCTCTGCGGGCAGATGCACCCCCTCATGCCAGCTCCGCAGCCACCATCTGTGTCACATTGGCAGAGGGCCACCGCTGTGACCGGGTCTTGGAGATCCTGCTGCACCCTAGTG agcCCCACCAGCCGCACCTGATGCTGGAGGCCGGCAGCCTGAGCTCAGCAGAATATGAGGCCTGGGTGAGGGCCCGCCGGGATTTCCAGAGGCTGCAGAGAAGGGACAGTGATGGGGACCGGCAG GTGTGGTTCCTGCAGAGACGCTTCCACAAGGATATCCTGCTGAACCCCGTGCTGGTGCTGAGCTTCTGCCCAGACCTGAGCTCCAAGCCTGGACAGCTGGGCTCAGCTACGCGGGAGCTCCTCTTCCTGTTGGACAGCAGCAGCATAGCACACAAG GATGCCATTGTTTTGGCTGTGAAGTCGCTCCCGTCCCAGACGCTCATCAACCTGGCCATATTTGGCACGTCAGTGCAGCCCCTCTTCCTAGAGAGCCGGCCTTGCAGTGAT gACACTGTGCAGCTAATCTGTGAGAGCCTTGAGACCCTGCAGGCTGTGAGTGGTCCCCCAGATGTGCTGGCTGCGCTggactgggccatggggcagccccagcATAGGGCCCACCCTCGGCAGCTGTTCCTGCTCACTGCTGCCTCGCCCATGGCCACTGTTACCCACCAAACCCTGGAGCTCATGAGGTGGCACAGGGGGGCAGCCAG GTGCTTCTCCTTTGGGCTGGGGCCCGCCTGCCACCAGCTGCTCCAGGGTCTGTCTGCCCTCAGCAGGGGCCAAGCCTACTTCctgaggcctggggagaggcTGCAGCCCTTG CTTGTGCAGGCTCTGCGGAAGGCACTGGAGCCCGCTTTGAGTGACATCTCTGTAGACTGGTTTGTGCCCGACGCAGTGGAGGCACTACTGACCCCCCGGGAGATCCCAGCACTCTACCCTGGCGACCAGCTGCTGGGTTACTGCTCACTCTTCAGGGTGGATAGCTTCCGGCCCCGCCCTCCCAGG GGCCAAGAGCCTGGCTGGCAGAGCTTAGGTGGCTCCGTGTTCCCGTCCCCAGAGGAGGCGCCATCTGCCACCAGCCCTGGCACTGAGCCCACTGGCACCTCGGAGCCACTGGGAACAGGCACTGTGTCAGCAGAGCTGTCCAGCCCATGGGCTGCTGGGGACTCAGAGCAGA CAGGTACTGACGCTCTGACAGATCCAGTCACCGATCCTGGACCCAACCCCTCCTCTGACACAGCCATATGGCGCCGCATCTTCCAGTCCTCATACATCCGGGAGCAGTATGTGCTCACCCACTGCTCTGCCAGCCCCGAGCCAGGCCCAGGCTCCACAGGCAGTAGCGAGTCCCCTggttcccagggccctggctcccCTGAGGGCAATACTGCCCTGCATCCCCCTTCTCAGCAGGGCTGCCGCAGCCTGGCTTGTGGAGAACCTGCAGGCTCCCGCTCCTGCCCCCTGCCTGTACCCCCACTCACTCCAGTCAAG GCTGGAGCCTTAAGTGCTGAGGTGCTGGGCCGTCGATGCAGAGTGGCTCTGGCTGGCCGAAGCCTCTCATCACCCCCAGGCCGGGTGAACCCAGTTCCCGGCCGGCCCCGGCATCCCTCTCTGGGTGCAGCCCCAGATGGGCCGGGCCCTGAGCCAGGGCAGCAGCTGGGACAGGGCTTGGATGACTCAG GAAACctgctctccccagcccccatgGACTGGGACATGTTGATGGAACCACCCTTCTTGTTCACAGCTGTGCCCCCCAATGGGGAGTCGGCCCCTGCAGCAGTGCCACTGGCTCCCCTCACTCCACGCTGCCATGTGGTGATCCGGGCCCTGTGTGGGGAGCAGCCTATGTGCTGGGAGGTGGGTCTTGGGCTAGAGACACTATGGGGGCCTGGGGATGATGGCTCGCTGCCTCCGTCACCCCCTGAAAGAGAAGGTGCTTGGGACCAAGCACTTCATCGGCTGACAGCAGCTTCCCTGGTCCGGGACAATGAGCAGCTGGCTCTCCGAGGAGGGGCCGAGACCATGGCTGACCGGG GCCATGCCCGGAGGTCCTGGCTCCGGGCCCTTCAGACAAGCAAGGTCAGCTCTGCCCCCTCCTGCTTCACCTGCCCTGTAGCTGTAGACGCCACCACTAGGGAGGTCctgccctcagccctgcaggTGCGGAGCTCAG AGCCAGCAGAGCCCCCAGGCACCCCTCCTGCCTCTCAGAACTGCCAAGATGCAGCTCTTCTGCCCGCAGTTGTCCACTCTAAAG GACCGCACGGAGGCTCCCTGGCAGGCAGATGGGACCAGGACCGAAATGGCAACTCCAAGCCTGCTTCAGgggcccctgcagcccccaccaGAGGTCTTCATcgcccacctccccagcctccctccaggCTCAGTCTGGGCCGTCGGAAAGTCAGAGGCCCAGACAGCCGTAAACTCTGCAGCCCCAACATGGGTCAGGCCAGTGACGACAAGAGTGATGGCAGCGACCATGACTATCTGCCCTTG GTGCGGCTGCAGGAGGCGCCGGGCTCCTTCCGCCTGGACGCCCCCTTCTGCGCGGCGGTGCGCATCCCGCAGGAGCGCCTGTGCCGCGCCTCGCCCTTCGCTGCGCACCGCGCCAGCCTCAGCCCCACCTCGGCGTCATCTCCCTGGGCACTTCTAGGTCCTGGTGTCGGCCAGGGTGACAGCGCCACGGCCTCCTGCAGCCCATCCCCCAGCTCGGGCTCCGAGGGTCCAGGCCAGGCGGACAGTGGGCGGGGCTCAGACACGGAGGCCTCGGAGGGAGCGGAAGGGCCCTGTGGTGCCGACCTGCGGGGCCGGACCTGGGCCACGGCTGTGGCGCTCGCGTGGCTGGAGCACCGCTGTGCAGCCGCCTTTGGCGAATGGGAACTGGCAGCAGCTAAGGCCGACTGTTGGCTGCGGGCTCAGCACCTGCCTGACGGCCTCGACCTGGCTGCCCTCAAGGCCGCAGCCCGGGGTCTCTTCCTGCTGCTGCGCCACTGGGACCAGAACCTGCAGCTACACCTGCTGTGCTACAGCCCAGCAAACATGTGA
- the VWA5B2 gene encoding von Willebrand factor A domain-containing protein 5B2 isoform X11: MPGLYCPSSWTPLPLTDSWVRACANGPCLSLRARLTYHNPQPQPVDGVFVYPLAEAEVVSGFEAEAAGRRVSFQLQSRRRLQAACCRALGPGRGASTPRRCAQGHLVLDLAQARSTLVLPTGLIAAAGTMTVTLRSSRELPSRPDGVLRVALPSVLTPLALQGPLGPPRPPGLCDDRLGLCPTSCFGVGSPQEEGLAWEEPAAPPDVFSGPARCPAPYTFSFEMLVTGPCLLAGLESPSHALRADAPPHASSAATICVTLAEGHRCDRVLEILLHPSEPHQPHLMLEAGSLSSAEYEAWVRARRDFQRLQRRDSDGDRQVWFLQRRFHKDILLNPVLVLSFCPDLSSKPGQLGSATRELLFLLDSSSIAHKDAIVLAVKSLPSQTLINLAIFGTSVQPLFLESRPCSDDTVQLICESLETLQAVSGPPDVLAALDWAMGQPQHRAHPRQLFLLTAASPMATVTHQTLELMRWHRGAARCFSFGLGPACHQLLQGLSALSRGQAYFLRPGERLQPLLVQALRKALEPALSDISVDWFVPDAVEALLTPREIPALYPGDQLLGYCSLFRVDSFRPRPPRGQEPGWQSLGGSVFPSPEEAPSATSPGTEPTGTSEPLGTGTVSAELSSPWAAGDSEQSTDALTDPVTDPGPNPSSDTAIWRRIFQSSYIREQYVLTHCSASPEPGPGSTGSSESPGSQGPGSPEGNTALHPPSQQGCRSLACGEPAGSRSCPLPVPPLTPVKAGALSAEVLGRRCRVALAGRSLSSPPGRVNPVPGRPRHPSLGAAPDGPGPEPGQQLGQGLDDSGNLLSPAPMDWDMLMEPPFLFTAVPPNGESAPAAVPLAPLTPRCHVVIRALCGEQPMCWEVGLGLETLWGPGDDGSLPPSPPEREGAWDQALHRLTAASLVRDNEQLALRGGAETMADRGHARRSWLRALQTSKVSSAPSCFTCPVAVDATTREVLPSALQSQQSPQAPLLPLRTAKMQLFCPQLSTLKDRTEAPWQADGTRTEMATPSLLQGPLQPPPEVFIAHLPSLPPGSVWAVGKSEAQTAVNSAAPTWVRPVTTRVMAATMTICPWCGCRRRRAPSAWTPPSARRCASRRSACAAPRPSLRTAPASAPPRRHLPGHF, encoded by the exons ATGCCAGGCCTGTACTGCCCCTCCAGCTGGACGCCGCTGCCCCTCACCGACTCCTGGGTCCGGGCCTGCGCCAACGGCCCCTGCCTCAGCCTGCGGGCCCGGCTCACCTATCACAACCCGCAGCCGCAGCCGGTGGACG GCGTGTTCGTGTACCCGCTGGCGGAGGCCGAAGTGGTGTCGGGCTTCGAGGCGGAGGCGGCGGGCCGGCGCGTCTCCTTCCAGCTGCAGAGCCGGCGCCGCTTGCAAGCCGCGTGCTGCCGCGCGCTGGGCCCCGGGCGGGGGGCCTCCACGCCCCGCCGCTGCGCGCAGG GTCATCTTGTCTTGGATCTGGCCCAGGCCCGGTCCACGCTGGTGCTGCCCACTGGCCTCATCGCCGCGGCCGGCACCATGACAGTGACCCTGCGCAGCAGCCGGGAGCTGCCCTCAAGGCCTGATGGGGTGCTGCGCGTGGCTCTGCCCTCTGTGCTCACCCCGCTGGCCCTGCAAGGCCCGCTGGGGCCCCCCAGGCCTCCGGGGCTCTGTGACGACAGGTTGGGCCTATG CCCTACCAGCTGCTTCGGGGTGGGCAGCCCTCAGGAGgaagggctggcctgggaggAGCCAGCTGCCCCTCCGGACGTGTTCTCAGGCCCTGCCCGCTGCCCGGCCCCATACACCTTCTCCTTCGAGATGCTGGTGACTGGGCCGTGCCTGCTGGCAG GCCTGGAGAGCCCCTCTCATGCTCTGCGGGCAGATGCACCCCCTCATGCCAGCTCCGCAGCCACCATCTGTGTCACATTGGCAGAGGGCCACCGCTGTGACCGGGTCTTGGAGATCCTGCTGCACCCTAGTG agcCCCACCAGCCGCACCTGATGCTGGAGGCCGGCAGCCTGAGCTCAGCAGAATATGAGGCCTGGGTGAGGGCCCGCCGGGATTTCCAGAGGCTGCAGAGAAGGGACAGTGATGGGGACCGGCAG GTGTGGTTCCTGCAGAGACGCTTCCACAAGGATATCCTGCTGAACCCCGTGCTGGTGCTGAGCTTCTGCCCAGACCTGAGCTCCAAGCCTGGACAGCTGGGCTCAGCTACGCGGGAGCTCCTCTTCCTGTTGGACAGCAGCAGCATAGCACACAAG GATGCCATTGTTTTGGCTGTGAAGTCGCTCCCGTCCCAGACGCTCATCAACCTGGCCATATTTGGCACGTCAGTGCAGCCCCTCTTCCTAGAGAGCCGGCCTTGCAGTGAT gACACTGTGCAGCTAATCTGTGAGAGCCTTGAGACCCTGCAGGCTGTGAGTGGTCCCCCAGATGTGCTGGCTGCGCTggactgggccatggggcagccccagcATAGGGCCCACCCTCGGCAGCTGTTCCTGCTCACTGCTGCCTCGCCCATGGCCACTGTTACCCACCAAACCCTGGAGCTCATGAGGTGGCACAGGGGGGCAGCCAG GTGCTTCTCCTTTGGGCTGGGGCCCGCCTGCCACCAGCTGCTCCAGGGTCTGTCTGCCCTCAGCAGGGGCCAAGCCTACTTCctgaggcctggggagaggcTGCAGCCCTTG CTTGTGCAGGCTCTGCGGAAGGCACTGGAGCCCGCTTTGAGTGACATCTCTGTAGACTGGTTTGTGCCCGACGCAGTGGAGGCACTACTGACCCCCCGGGAGATCCCAGCACTCTACCCTGGCGACCAGCTGCTGGGTTACTGCTCACTCTTCAGGGTGGATAGCTTCCGGCCCCGCCCTCCCAGG GGCCAAGAGCCTGGCTGGCAGAGCTTAGGTGGCTCCGTGTTCCCGTCCCCAGAGGAGGCGCCATCTGCCACCAGCCCTGGCACTGAGCCCACTGGCACCTCGGAGCCACTGGGAACAGGCACTGTGTCAGCAGAGCTGTCCAGCCCATGGGCTGCTGGGGACTCAGAGCAGA GTACTGACGCTCTGACAGATCCAGTCACCGATCCTGGACCCAACCCCTCCTCTGACACAGCCATATGGCGCCGCATCTTCCAGTCCTCATACATCCGGGAGCAGTATGTGCTCACCCACTGCTCTGCCAGCCCCGAGCCAGGCCCAGGCTCCACAGGCAGTAGCGAGTCCCCTggttcccagggccctggctcccCTGAGGGCAATACTGCCCTGCATCCCCCTTCTCAGCAGGGCTGCCGCAGCCTGGCTTGTGGAGAACCTGCAGGCTCCCGCTCCTGCCCCCTGCCTGTACCCCCACTCACTCCAGTCAAG GCTGGAGCCTTAAGTGCTGAGGTGCTGGGCCGTCGATGCAGAGTGGCTCTGGCTGGCCGAAGCCTCTCATCACCCCCAGGCCGGGTGAACCCAGTTCCCGGCCGGCCCCGGCATCCCTCTCTGGGTGCAGCCCCAGATGGGCCGGGCCCTGAGCCAGGGCAGCAGCTGGGACAGGGCTTGGATGACTCAG GAAACctgctctccccagcccccatgGACTGGGACATGTTGATGGAACCACCCTTCTTGTTCACAGCTGTGCCCCCCAATGGGGAGTCGGCCCCTGCAGCAGTGCCACTGGCTCCCCTCACTCCACGCTGCCATGTGGTGATCCGGGCCCTGTGTGGGGAGCAGCCTATGTGCTGGGAGGTGGGTCTTGGGCTAGAGACACTATGGGGGCCTGGGGATGATGGCTCGCTGCCTCCGTCACCCCCTGAAAGAGAAGGTGCTTGGGACCAAGCACTTCATCGGCTGACAGCAGCTTCCCTGGTCCGGGACAATGAGCAGCTGGCTCTCCGAGGAGGGGCCGAGACCATGGCTGACCGGG GCCATGCCCGGAGGTCCTGGCTCCGGGCCCTTCAGACAAGCAAGGTCAGCTCTGCCCCCTCCTGCTTCACCTGCCCTGTAGCTGTAGACGCCACCACTAGGGAGGTCctgccctcagccctgcag AGCCAGCAGAGCCCCCAGGCACCCCTCCTGCCTCTCAGAACTGCCAAGATGCAGCTCTTCTGCCCGCAGTTGTCCACTCTAAAG GACCGCACGGAGGCTCCCTGGCAGGCAGATGGGACCAGGACCGAAATGGCAACTCCAAGCCTGCTTCAGgggcccctgcagcccccaccaGAGGTCTTCATcgcccacctccccagcctccctccaggCTCAGTCTGGGCCGTCGGAAAGTCAGAGGCCCAGACAGCCGTAAACTCTGCAGCCCCAACATGGGTCAGGCCAGTGACGACAAGAGTGATGGCAGCGACCATGACTATCTGCCCTTG GTGCGGCTGCAGGAGGCGCCGGGCTCCTTCCGCCTGGACGCCCCCTTCTGCGCGGCGGTGCGCATCCCGCAGGAGCGCCTGTGCCGCGCCTCGCCCTTCGCTGCGCACCGCGCCAGCCTCAGCCCCACCTCGGCGTCATCTCCCTGGGCACTTCTAG
- the VWA5B2 gene encoding von Willebrand factor A domain-containing protein 5B2 isoform X10, giving the protein MPGLYCPSSWTPLPLTDSWVRACANGPCLSLRARLTYHNPQPQPVDGVFVYPLAEAEVVSGFEAEAAGRRVSFQLQSRRRLQAACCRALGPGRGASTPRRCAQGHLVLDLAQARSTLVLPTGLIAAAGTMTVTLRSSRELPSRPDGVLRVALPSVLTPLALQGPLGPPRPPGLCDDRLGLCPTSCFGVGSPQEEGLAWEEPAAPPDVFSGPARCPAPYTFSFEMLVTGPCLLAGLESPSHALRADAPPHASSAATICVTLAEGHRCDRVLEILLHPSEPHQPHLMLEAGSLSSAEYEAWVRARRDFQRLQRRDSDGDRQVWFLQRRFHKDILLNPVLVLSFCPDLSSKPGQLGSATRELLFLLDSSSIAHKDAIVLAVKSLPSQTLINLAIFGTSVQPLFLESRPCSDDTVQLICESLETLQAVSGPPDVLAALDWAMGQPQHRAHPRQLFLLTAASPMATVTHQTLELMRWHRGAARCFSFGLGPACHQLLQGLSALSRGQAYFLRPGERLQPLLVQALRKALEPALSDISVDWFVPDAVEALLTPREIPALYPGDQLLGYCSLFRVDSFRPRPPRGQEPGWQSLGGSVFPSPEEAPSATSPGTEPTGTSEPLGTGTVSAELSSPWAAGDSEQTGTDALTDPVTDPGPNPSSDTAIWRRIFQSSYIREQYVLTHCSASPEPGPGSTGSSESPGSQGPGSPEGNTALHPPSQQGCRSLACGEPAGSRSCPLPVPPLTPVKAGALSAEVLGRRCRVALAGRSLSSPPGRVNPVPGRPRHPSLGAAPDGPGPEPGQQLGQGLDDSGNLLSPAPMDWDMLMEPPFLFTAVPPNGESAPAAVPLAPLTPRCHVVIRALCGEQPMCWEVGLGLETLWGPGDDGSLPPSPPEREGAWDQALHRLTAASLVRDNEQLALRGGAETMADRGHARRSWLRALQTSKVSSAPSCFTCPVAVDATTREVLPSALQSQQSPQAPLLPLRTAKMQLFCPQLSTLKDRTEAPWQADGTRTEMATPSLLQGPLQPPPEVFIAHLPSLPPGSVWAVGKSEAQTAVNSAAPTWVRPVTTRVMAATMTICPWCGCRRRRAPSAWTPPSARRCASRRSACAAPRPSLRTAPASAPPRRHLPGHF; this is encoded by the exons ATGCCAGGCCTGTACTGCCCCTCCAGCTGGACGCCGCTGCCCCTCACCGACTCCTGGGTCCGGGCCTGCGCCAACGGCCCCTGCCTCAGCCTGCGGGCCCGGCTCACCTATCACAACCCGCAGCCGCAGCCGGTGGACG GCGTGTTCGTGTACCCGCTGGCGGAGGCCGAAGTGGTGTCGGGCTTCGAGGCGGAGGCGGCGGGCCGGCGCGTCTCCTTCCAGCTGCAGAGCCGGCGCCGCTTGCAAGCCGCGTGCTGCCGCGCGCTGGGCCCCGGGCGGGGGGCCTCCACGCCCCGCCGCTGCGCGCAGG GTCATCTTGTCTTGGATCTGGCCCAGGCCCGGTCCACGCTGGTGCTGCCCACTGGCCTCATCGCCGCGGCCGGCACCATGACAGTGACCCTGCGCAGCAGCCGGGAGCTGCCCTCAAGGCCTGATGGGGTGCTGCGCGTGGCTCTGCCCTCTGTGCTCACCCCGCTGGCCCTGCAAGGCCCGCTGGGGCCCCCCAGGCCTCCGGGGCTCTGTGACGACAGGTTGGGCCTATG CCCTACCAGCTGCTTCGGGGTGGGCAGCCCTCAGGAGgaagggctggcctgggaggAGCCAGCTGCCCCTCCGGACGTGTTCTCAGGCCCTGCCCGCTGCCCGGCCCCATACACCTTCTCCTTCGAGATGCTGGTGACTGGGCCGTGCCTGCTGGCAG GCCTGGAGAGCCCCTCTCATGCTCTGCGGGCAGATGCACCCCCTCATGCCAGCTCCGCAGCCACCATCTGTGTCACATTGGCAGAGGGCCACCGCTGTGACCGGGTCTTGGAGATCCTGCTGCACCCTAGTG agcCCCACCAGCCGCACCTGATGCTGGAGGCCGGCAGCCTGAGCTCAGCAGAATATGAGGCCTGGGTGAGGGCCCGCCGGGATTTCCAGAGGCTGCAGAGAAGGGACAGTGATGGGGACCGGCAG GTGTGGTTCCTGCAGAGACGCTTCCACAAGGATATCCTGCTGAACCCCGTGCTGGTGCTGAGCTTCTGCCCAGACCTGAGCTCCAAGCCTGGACAGCTGGGCTCAGCTACGCGGGAGCTCCTCTTCCTGTTGGACAGCAGCAGCATAGCACACAAG GATGCCATTGTTTTGGCTGTGAAGTCGCTCCCGTCCCAGACGCTCATCAACCTGGCCATATTTGGCACGTCAGTGCAGCCCCTCTTCCTAGAGAGCCGGCCTTGCAGTGAT gACACTGTGCAGCTAATCTGTGAGAGCCTTGAGACCCTGCAGGCTGTGAGTGGTCCCCCAGATGTGCTGGCTGCGCTggactgggccatggggcagccccagcATAGGGCCCACCCTCGGCAGCTGTTCCTGCTCACTGCTGCCTCGCCCATGGCCACTGTTACCCACCAAACCCTGGAGCTCATGAGGTGGCACAGGGGGGCAGCCAG GTGCTTCTCCTTTGGGCTGGGGCCCGCCTGCCACCAGCTGCTCCAGGGTCTGTCTGCCCTCAGCAGGGGCCAAGCCTACTTCctgaggcctggggagaggcTGCAGCCCTTG CTTGTGCAGGCTCTGCGGAAGGCACTGGAGCCCGCTTTGAGTGACATCTCTGTAGACTGGTTTGTGCCCGACGCAGTGGAGGCACTACTGACCCCCCGGGAGATCCCAGCACTCTACCCTGGCGACCAGCTGCTGGGTTACTGCTCACTCTTCAGGGTGGATAGCTTCCGGCCCCGCCCTCCCAGG GGCCAAGAGCCTGGCTGGCAGAGCTTAGGTGGCTCCGTGTTCCCGTCCCCAGAGGAGGCGCCATCTGCCACCAGCCCTGGCACTGAGCCCACTGGCACCTCGGAGCCACTGGGAACAGGCACTGTGTCAGCAGAGCTGTCCAGCCCATGGGCTGCTGGGGACTCAGAGCAGA CAGGTACTGACGCTCTGACAGATCCAGTCACCGATCCTGGACCCAACCCCTCCTCTGACACAGCCATATGGCGCCGCATCTTCCAGTCCTCATACATCCGGGAGCAGTATGTGCTCACCCACTGCTCTGCCAGCCCCGAGCCAGGCCCAGGCTCCACAGGCAGTAGCGAGTCCCCTggttcccagggccctggctcccCTGAGGGCAATACTGCCCTGCATCCCCCTTCTCAGCAGGGCTGCCGCAGCCTGGCTTGTGGAGAACCTGCAGGCTCCCGCTCCTGCCCCCTGCCTGTACCCCCACTCACTCCAGTCAAG GCTGGAGCCTTAAGTGCTGAGGTGCTGGGCCGTCGATGCAGAGTGGCTCTGGCTGGCCGAAGCCTCTCATCACCCCCAGGCCGGGTGAACCCAGTTCCCGGCCGGCCCCGGCATCCCTCTCTGGGTGCAGCCCCAGATGGGCCGGGCCCTGAGCCAGGGCAGCAGCTGGGACAGGGCTTGGATGACTCAG GAAACctgctctccccagcccccatgGACTGGGACATGTTGATGGAACCACCCTTCTTGTTCACAGCTGTGCCCCCCAATGGGGAGTCGGCCCCTGCAGCAGTGCCACTGGCTCCCCTCACTCCACGCTGCCATGTGGTGATCCGGGCCCTGTGTGGGGAGCAGCCTATGTGCTGGGAGGTGGGTCTTGGGCTAGAGACACTATGGGGGCCTGGGGATGATGGCTCGCTGCCTCCGTCACCCCCTGAAAGAGAAGGTGCTTGGGACCAAGCACTTCATCGGCTGACAGCAGCTTCCCTGGTCCGGGACAATGAGCAGCTGGCTCTCCGAGGAGGGGCCGAGACCATGGCTGACCGGG GCCATGCCCGGAGGTCCTGGCTCCGGGCCCTTCAGACAAGCAAGGTCAGCTCTGCCCCCTCCTGCTTCACCTGCCCTGTAGCTGTAGACGCCACCACTAGGGAGGTCctgccctcagccctgcag AGCCAGCAGAGCCCCCAGGCACCCCTCCTGCCTCTCAGAACTGCCAAGATGCAGCTCTTCTGCCCGCAGTTGTCCACTCTAAAG GACCGCACGGAGGCTCCCTGGCAGGCAGATGGGACCAGGACCGAAATGGCAACTCCAAGCCTGCTTCAGgggcccctgcagcccccaccaGAGGTCTTCATcgcccacctccccagcctccctccaggCTCAGTCTGGGCCGTCGGAAAGTCAGAGGCCCAGACAGCCGTAAACTCTGCAGCCCCAACATGGGTCAGGCCAGTGACGACAAGAGTGATGGCAGCGACCATGACTATCTGCCCTTG GTGCGGCTGCAGGAGGCGCCGGGCTCCTTCCGCCTGGACGCCCCCTTCTGCGCGGCGGTGCGCATCCCGCAGGAGCGCCTGTGCCGCGCCTCGCCCTTCGCTGCGCACCGCGCCAGCCTCAGCCCCACCTCGGCGTCATCTCCCTGGGCACTTCTAG